In one Lolium rigidum isolate FL_2022 chromosome 3, APGP_CSIRO_Lrig_0.1, whole genome shotgun sequence genomic region, the following are encoded:
- the LOC124701623 gene encoding methyltransferase-like protein 2 → MEVSDELRSLEATGIYRLAGSLAAFLDPVRLLSESCRRFRLIPSAYYSRSFGPSNQEGHAQGERTAPSPDRKKRKRKRQPRPRELNAVEQIAEARHQEARALLISAHKSLLEAKDLLKFLPGMVKGDECMQDVQTSSENNFVELGSSWRAPLCEMTLCFQKPRGQGEAGSFHVQRRSSTLFNKMISIEENDEAEGEFQNRLYILPKGSCFLMTDYKHVRHLIPDNSNNGYNLIVIDPPWENGCVRQKEAYPTLPNRYLLYLPVQELADPAGALLVLWITNREKLRRFVEDELLPSWGVKDPTEFYWLKVKSDGSLIGDLDLFHHRPYECLLLGYINVNREAEPGSNFKFLQASQVIMSVPGAHSRKPPLQKILSKFIPCSKPPRCIELFARELGSGWTSWGNEPLHFQDSMYFTEK, encoded by the exons ATGGaggtctccgacgagctccggTCGCTGGAGGCCACCGGAATATACCGTCTTGCGGGgtccctcgccgccttcctcgacCCGGTTCGCCTCCTCAGCGAATCCTGCCGACGTTTCCGCCTCATCCCCTCTGCGTACTACTCCCGCAGCTTCGGCCCGTCGAATCAGGAAGGCCACGCGCAGGGCGAGCGAACGGCGCCGTCTCCTGACCGGAAGAAGCGGAAGCGGAAGCGACAGCCGAGGCCCAGGGAACTCAATGCCGTGGAGCAGATCGCAGAAGCCCGGCACCAG GAAGCAAGGGCTTTGCTAATTAGCGCTCATAAATCACTCCTTGAGGCGAAAGATCTACTGAAGTTTCTTCCAGGGATGGTCAAGGGAGATGAATGCATGCAAGATGTTCAAACTAGTTCTGAGAACAATTTTGTTGAGCTTGGGAGCTCATGGCGAGCACCTCTTTGTGAGATGACTCTTTGCTTTCAGAAGCCCCGTGGTCAGGGCGAGGCAG GTAGCTTTCATGTCCAAAGGAGGTCCAGTACGTTGTTTAATAAGATGATCAGTATTGAAGAAAATGATGAGGCGGAAGGAGAATTTCAGAATAGACTCTATATTTTACCAAAAGGAAGTTGCTTCCTGATG ACTGACTACAAACATGTTCGTCATCTCATTCCTG ATAATTCGAATAATGGTTACAACCTTATAGTTATTGACCCACCTTGGGAGAATGGATGTGTTCGTCAGAAAGAAGC GTATCCTACACTTCCCAACAGATATTTGTTGTATCTTCCAGTTCAAGAACTTGCTGATCCAGCTGGAGCTCTTCTAGTTTTGTGGATTACAAATCGGGAGAAATTGCGAAGATTTGTTGAGGATGAATTGCTTCCATCTTGGGGAGTTAAAGATCCCACTGAGTTTTATTGGCTGAAG GTGAAGTCGGATGGTTCACTCATTGGTGATTTGGACTTGTTCCATCACAGACCTTATGAGTGTCTTCTTCTTGGCTACATAAATGTT AATAGAGAAGCTGAACCAGGATCAAATTTTAAGTTTCTGCAAGCTAGCCAAGTAATTATGAGTGTCCCGGGTGCACACTCAAGGAAACCTCCCCTTCAGA AAATACTTTCCAAATTTATTCCTTGTTCTAAACCTCCAAGGTGCATCGAGCTTTTTGCAAGAGAGTTGGGTTCTGGATGGACCTCTTGGGGAAACGAGCCACTTCATTTCCAGGATTCCATGTACTTCACGGAGAAGTAA
- the LOC124694857 gene encoding probable GMP synthase [glutamine-hydrolyzing] has protein sequence MDKFSSSTRRTYTESLLNRRSSCWLPKEDIHRITSQRLRYESSEPSQPPFVPRLLHPHRRRRPARNSLSNNNTNCVIAEITRSFLSAPAPSRPNRLERLSPQMPGVTSSSPASGLLELPRIRTTLPAACSKVGRPKAQGHTKAKAGECDESASSARGMSPPPQVDPEAGKRRCSWITANSESLYVAFHDEEWGVPVHDDRKLFELLTLSQALAELTWPVILSKREEFRAMVDGFYDASLGEFTDKKKMNQLPKSNGTRLLSEQKMRAVITNAKQIRKVVHEFGSFSNYCWSFVNHRPVTNGFRYARQVPSKTPKSEAMSKDMMRRGFRCVGPTTIYSFMQAAGIVNDHLPCCFRFDQVCRQAKVDEKDLRAERRSSSSSSEDSEIRGCN, from the exons ATGGATAAATTTTCTTCTTCTACAAGGAGGACATACACAGAATCGTTACTGAATAGAAGAAGCTCTTGCTGGCTGCCGAAAGAGGACATACACAGAATCACATCCCAGCGGCTACGGTACGAGTCGTCGGAGCCAAGCCAACCTCCGTTCGTGCCGAGGCTGTTGCACCCGCACCGACGGCGACGTCCAGCCCGGAACAGCCTCTCCAACAACAACACGAACTGCGTGATCGCAGAAATAAC CCGCTCGTTCCTGAGTGCGCCTGCTCCAAGTCGTCCCAACAGGCTCGAACGATTGTCACCTCAGATGCCGGGCGTCACCTcttcgtcgccggcgagcggctTGCTGGAGCTCCCTCGCATCCGCACGACTCTCCCCGCCGCCTGCTCGAAAGTAGGAAGACCCAAGGCGCAGGGCCATACGAAGGCGAAGGCAGGCGAGTGTGATGAATCTGCATCGTCAGCAAGGGGTATGAGCCCGCCGCCACAAGTCGACCCGGAGGCAGGGAAGAGGAGGTGCTCCTGGATCACTGCCAACTCTG AATCCCTCTACGTTGCATTCCACGATGAAGAATGGGGAGTTCCTGTTCACGACGATCGTAAGCTGTTTGAGCTGCTTACGTTGTCACAAGCCTTAGCTGAGCTCACGTGGCCAGTTATTTTGAGCAAGAGGGAGGAGTTCAGGGCGATGGTTGATGGTTTCTACGATGCATCCTTGGGTGAGTtcacggacaagaagaagatgaaccAGTTGCCAAAGTCAAATGGAACAAGGCTGTTGTCAGAGCAAAAGATGCGAGCTGTTATCACAAACGCCAAGCAAATTCGAAAG GTAGTTCATGAGTTTGGATCGTTCAGCAACTACTGCTGGAGCTTCGTGAACCACAGGCCCGTCACAAACGGCTTCCGCTACGCCCGCCAAGTACCCAGCAAGACGCCCAAATCTGAAGCCATGAGCAAGGACATGATGCGGCGAGGGTTCCGGTGCGTCGGCCCCACGACGATCTACTCCTTCATGCAGGCCGCCGGAATCGTGAACGACCATCTGCCGTGCTGCTTCAGATTCGATCAGGTTTGCAGACAGGCCAAGGTTGATGAGAAGGACCTGAGAGCAGAGAGAAGATCGAGCTCATCCTCTTCAGAGGATTCAGAGATCAGGGGGTGTAATTAA